Proteins co-encoded in one Apteryx mantelli isolate bAptMan1 chromosome 4, bAptMan1.hap1, whole genome shotgun sequence genomic window:
- the CHRM5 gene encoding muscarinic acetylcholine receptor M5, with protein MEVNLFSNSTVVNSSSINQKQLEGHSLWEVITIATVTAVVSLITIVGNILVMISFKVNSQLKTVNNYYLLSLACADLIIGIFSMNLYTSYILIGHWSLGSLACDLWLALDYVASNASVMNLLVISFDRYFSITRPLTYRAKRTPKRAGIMIGLAWLISFILWAPVILCWQYFVGERTVPPEECQIQFLYEPIITFGTAIAAFYIPVSVMTILYCRIYKETEKRTKDLAELQGSESVAEFEMIKPQKALLKSCFSCKQQNLVKRERCQASWSSSSRSTSATVKASQAVSTCNDWSKADQLTTCSSYASSEEEDKLATDSVFQVTYKSPEKGKAEEFIERESKDVVVKDQPAENDFETQKYFLSPAKGHVQKSKKCVAYKFRLVVKADGTQEANNGCRKVKITPCAAALSKDPSIKSMDPNISNQITKRKRMVLIKERKAAQTLSAILLAFIITWTPYNIMVLISTFCSDCIPLTLWHLGYWLCYVNSTVNPICYALCNKTFRKTFKMLLFCQWKKKKVEEKLYWQGNTRLP; from the coding sequence ATGGAAGTAAATTTATTCAGCAATTCAACTGTTGTAAACAGTTCATCCATCAACCAGAAGCAGTTAGAAGGGCATAGCCTCTGGGAAGTCATTACTATTGCCACTGTAACTGCAGTTGTAAGCTTAATAACCATAGTGGGGAATATTCTTGTAATGATATCATTCAAAGTTAACAGTCAGCTCAAAACTGTTAACAACTATTACTTGCTCAGCCTTGCCTGTGCAGATCTTATCATTGGCATATTTTCTATGAACCTTTACACATCTTATATACTCATAGGCCATTGGTCTCTTGGAAGTCTAGCATGTGACCTGTGGCTAGCACTGGATTATGTAGCTAGCAATGCCTCAGTAATGAACCTCCTAGTCATCAGTTTTGACAGATACTTTTCCATCACAAGGCCTTTAACTTACAGGGCTAAACGCACACCCAAAAGAGCTGGTATCATGATTGGTTTAGCTTGGTTAATTTCGTTCATTTTGTGGGCACCTGTAATCCTGTGCTGGCAGTATTTTGTGGGTGAACGAACTGTACCACCTGAAGAATGCCAGATACAGTTTTTATATGAGCCCATTATCACCTTTGGTACTGCAATTGCTGCTTTCTACATCCCAGTGTCAGTGATGACTATTTTATATTGCCGCATCTATAAAGAGACTGAGAAACGTACTAAGGACCTTGCTGAACTTCAGGGTTCTGAGTCAGTGGCAGAGTTTGAGATGATAAAGCCTCAGAAAGCTCTCCTGAAGTCTTGCTTCAGTTGTAAGCAACAAAACTTAGTCAAAAGAGAGAGATGTCAGGCTTCATGGTCTTCATCTAGTAGAAGTACCTCCGCTACAGTGAAGGCATCTCAGGCAGTGAGTACTTGTAATGACTGGTCTAAAGCTGACCAGTTAACCACCTGCAGCAGCTATGCATCTTCAGAAGAAGAGGATAAACTTGCCACTGATTCAGTTTTCCAAGTAACCTACAAAAGTCCAGAAAAAGGTAAAGCAGAAGAGTTTATTGAAAGGGAGAGTAAGGACGTTGTTGTCAAAGACCAACCTGCAGAAAATGATTTTGAGACCCAGAAATACTTTCTATCACCTGCCAAAGGCCAtgtacaaaaaagtaaaaaatgtgtGGCCTACAAATTTCGCTTGGTGGTTAAGGCTGATGGCACCCAGGAAGCCAACAATGGTTGCCGTAAAGTAAAAATAACTCCTTGTGCTGCTGCTCTATCAAAGGATCCTTCCATTAAAAGCATGGATCCAAATATAAGTAACCAAATCACCAAAAGGAAAAGGATGGTTCTTATAAAGGAACGCAAAGCAGCACAGACTTTAAGTGCCATTCTTTTGGCTTTTATCATTACATGGACTCCCTACAATATAATGGTTTTAATCTCCACATTCTGCTCTGACTGCATCCCCCTAACACTGTGGCACCTTGGATATTGGCTGTGCTATGTGAACAGCACTGTTAACCCCATTTGTTATGCACTTTGTAACAAAACTTTCAGGAAGACTTTTAAGATGCTGCTTTTCTGccagtggaaaaagaaaaaagtggaagagaAGCTATACTGGCAGGGCAATACCAGATTGCCATAA